In Bacteroides coprosuis DSM 18011, the following are encoded in one genomic region:
- a CDS encoding TonB-dependent receptor (COGs: COG1629 Outer membrane receptor protein mostly Fe transport~InterPro IPR011662:IPR012910:IPR000531~KEGG: bth:BT_1280 hypothetical protein~PFAM: TonB-dependent receptor, beta-barrel; TonB-dependent receptor, plug; Secretin/TonB, short N-terminal~SMART: Secretin/TonB, short N-terminal~SPTR: Putative uncharacterized protein;~IMG reference gene:2504106766~PFAM: TonB dependent receptor; TonB-dependent Receptor Plug Domain; Secretin and TonB N terminus short domain~TIGRFAM: TonB-dependent outer membrane receptor, SusC/RagA subfamily, signature region; TonB-linked outer membrane protein, SusC/RagA family), translated as MNFILKKAKTLIVFVGLLLFHTGLYAQANARVTIPKGKITITKALEQIEKQSNMSIGYNASQLGENRSIDLNLKNASVEEALAKTLEGTGFTYKIDNNYIMIVAESKQAPVSKKITGTVIDENNEPLIGVNVSIKDKGTGTITDFDGNFTLEVSEGDTFIVSYIGYKAVNYKVTSKNNYSVQLLPDNQLLNEVVVTALGIKRESKALSYNVQEVKNDELLTNKDANFINSLSGKVAGVTINSSSSGVGGASKVVMRGVKSISQSSNALYVIDGVPMYNMGKEGGTEFDSAGSSEAIADINPEDIESMSVLTGAAAAALYGSEAANGAIVITTKKGKAGHTSLTFTQNTDFLKPFVLPEFQNTYGTGSKGGSLDQSWGNRLTPYNNYCFNPKDDFFRTGIVSTESLSFSTGTDKNQTYASASAVNSIGLVPNNDYDRYNFTFRNTTSALNDKLHLDLGASYIKQKDMNMVNQGVYGNPLVTTYLFPRGGDWEDVKMYERYDPTRKINTQHWPYGIDEFTGQNPYWIAHRNLRENKKDRYMLNASVSYDILDWLNVSGRVRVDNSVNDFTEKYYATTNKTIAEGSDNGLYGITTTKNKQTYADFLVNINKTFDNHLSIHANIGTSYTDKREDFLQNRGPIREDGLANIFTVLQLDDNKTKRIDGGWHEQVQSIFASAELGYKGAYYLTLTGRNDWPSQLAGRNSENKSFFYPSIGTSFVLSEIFSLPQQISYMKLRASYASVGSPFRRYLANITHGWDNEGKIWDLATDYADTFNLKPERTDSWEVGLTAKLFDHFNLDVSYYHTVTKNQTFDPQISTSSGYKSFIIQTGKVQNQGIELALGYDNTWGDFSWASNYTFSANKNKIKELVTNYRTSAGEIINKDRLDIGGLAKARFILKEGGTLGDLYSITDLHRDDNGDIKVTETGDVIVQKSGDIKLGSVLPKANMAWRNSFKYKNFNASFMISARIGGIVYSATQAAMDNYGVSQRTASARDEGGVMINNGDIVDAEKWYTAIGSQSGMPQYYTYSATNVRLQEASIGYTFPKKMLWNVADLTVSLVGKNLWMIYNKAPFDPEAVASTGNYYQGVDYFMMPSTRNIGFNVRLKF; from the coding sequence ATGAATTTTATTTTAAAAAAAGCAAAAACACTTATTGTTTTTGTAGGTCTTCTGTTGTTTCATACAGGACTTTATGCTCAAGCAAATGCTCGAGTTACAATTCCTAAAGGGAAGATTACAATAACAAAAGCTCTCGAACAAATCGAGAAACAATCTAATATGTCTATCGGTTATAATGCTTCACAACTAGGTGAAAATCGTTCGATCGATTTAAACTTAAAAAACGCATCAGTTGAAGAAGCTTTAGCCAAAACATTAGAAGGAACAGGGTTCACTTATAAAATAGACAACAATTACATCATGATTGTTGCTGAATCAAAACAAGCTCCTGTTTCGAAAAAAATTACAGGTACAGTTATCGATGAGAACAATGAACCTCTTATTGGTGTAAACGTATCAATAAAAGATAAAGGAACTGGTACTATCACTGATTTTGATGGTAACTTCACTCTAGAAGTATCTGAAGGCGATACATTTATCGTTTCTTATATTGGTTATAAGGCTGTAAACTACAAAGTAACAAGTAAGAACAATTATTCAGTACAACTTTTACCAGACAATCAACTTTTAAATGAAGTTGTAGTTACTGCACTAGGTATCAAACGTGAATCTAAGGCTCTTAGCTACAATGTTCAAGAAGTTAAAAACGATGAGCTTCTTACAAACAAGGATGCAAACTTCATTAACTCACTTTCAGGTAAAGTAGCTGGTGTAACTATCAACTCAAGTTCATCTGGTGTAGGTGGAGCTAGTAAGGTGGTTATGCGTGGTGTAAAGAGTATATCACAATCAAGCAACGCACTTTACGTAATTGATGGTGTTCCTATGTACAATATGGGTAAAGAAGGTGGTACGGAATTCGACTCGGCTGGTTCATCTGAAGCTATTGCTGATATTAACCCAGAGGATATCGAATCTATGTCTGTATTAACAGGTGCTGCAGCTGCTGCCCTTTACGGTTCTGAAGCGGCTAATGGAGCTATAGTTATTACAACAAAGAAAGGTAAAGCAGGACATACTAGTCTTACTTTTACTCAAAATACAGATTTCTTAAAACCCTTTGTTCTACCAGAATTCCAAAACACTTATGGAACAGGTAGTAAAGGAGGATCTTTAGACCAAAGTTGGGGTAATAGATTAACTCCATATAACAATTACTGTTTTAACCCTAAAGATGATTTCTTTAGAACAGGTATTGTATCAACAGAGTCTTTATCTTTTTCTACAGGTACTGATAAGAACCAAACTTATGCTTCTGCTAGTGCAGTAAACTCTATTGGCTTAGTTCCCAATAATGATTACGATCGTTATAACTTTACATTCCGCAACACGACTTCTGCTCTAAACGATAAGTTACACTTAGACTTAGGTGCTAGCTACATCAAGCAGAAAGACATGAATATGGTAAACCAAGGTGTTTATGGGAACCCTCTTGTGACCACTTACCTATTCCCTCGTGGTGGTGATTGGGAAGATGTAAAAATGTACGAACGTTATGATCCAACTCGTAAAATAAACACACAACACTGGCCTTATGGTATTGACGAATTTACTGGACAAAACCCATATTGGATTGCACACCGCAATCTACGTGAAAACAAAAAAGATCGTTATATGCTTAATGCAAGTGTTAGCTACGATATCTTAGATTGGTTAAACGTATCAGGTCGTGTGCGTGTAGATAACTCAGTAAATGATTTTACTGAAAAATACTATGCGACTACAAATAAAACAATTGCTGAAGGTTCTGATAATGGTTTGTATGGCATCACAACTACTAAGAATAAACAAACTTATGCCGACTTCTTAGTGAATATCAATAAAACATTTGATAATCATTTATCCATTCATGCCAATATTGGTACATCATATACTGATAAAAGAGAAGACTTTTTACAAAACAGAGGTCCTATCCGTGAAGATGGATTAGCTAATATATTCACTGTTTTACAACTTGATGACAACAAAACTAAACGTATTGATGGTGGTTGGCACGAACAAGTTCAATCGATTTTTGCTAGTGCAGAACTAGGTTATAAAGGTGCTTACTACTTAACGCTTACAGGTCGTAATGACTGGCCATCTCAATTAGCTGGTAGAAACTCCGAAAATAAATCGTTCTTTTATCCATCTATCGGTACATCATTTGTTTTATCAGAGATCTTTAGCCTACCTCAACAAATTAGCTACATGAAACTACGTGCTTCTTACGCTTCAGTAGGTTCACCATTTAGACGTTATTTAGCTAATATTACTCATGGTTGGGATAACGAAGGTAAAATCTGGGACTTAGCTACAGATTATGCCGATACATTTAACTTAAAACCGGAAAGAACAGATTCATGGGAAGTTGGTTTAACTGCAAAATTATTTGATCATTTTAACTTAGACGTAAGTTATTATCATACTGTTACAAAGAATCAAACATTTGACCCTCAAATATCAACCTCATCAGGATATAAATCATTCATCATTCAAACTGGTAAAGTGCAAAACCAAGGTATTGAGCTTGCTCTAGGTTATGATAATACATGGGGTGACTTCTCTTGGGCTTCAAACTATACATTTAGTGCAAACAAAAATAAAATTAAAGAACTTGTAACAAACTATAGAACAAGTGCTGGCGAAATAATCAATAAAGATCGTCTAGATATTGGTGGTTTAGCAAAAGCTCGTTTTATTTTAAAAGAAGGTGGTACTCTAGGTGATCTATATTCTATTACTGACTTACACAGAGATGATAATGGAGACATTAAAGTAACAGAAACTGGTGATGTTATCGTTCAAAAATCAGGAGACATCAAGTTAGGAAGCGTTCTACCTAAAGCTAATATGGCTTGGAGAAACAGTTTTAAATACAAAAACTTCAATGCTAGCTTTATGATTTCAGCACGTATTGGAGGTATTGTATACTCTGCAACACAAGCAGCAATGGACAACTATGGAGTATCTCAAAGAACAGCATCTGCTAGAGATGAAGGCGGTGTTATGATTAACAATGGAGACATTGTCGATGCAGAAAAATGGTATACTGCTATTGGTTCTCAATCAGGTATGCCTCAATACTATACATATAGCGCAACCAACGTTAGATTACAAGAAGCTTCTATCGGCTACACATTCCCTAAGAAAATGCTTTGGAATGTAGCAGATCTAACCGTTTCGCTAGTAGGTAAAAACTTATGGATGATTTATAACAAAGCTCCATTTGATCCAGAAGCGGTTGCTTCAACAGGAAACTACTATCAAGGTGTTGACTACTTCATGATGCCAAGTACAAGAAACATTGGTTTCAATGTAAGACTTAAGTTCTAA
- a CDS encoding anti-FecI sigma factor, FecR (COGs: COG3712 Fe2+-dicitrate sensor membrane component~InterPro IPR006860~KEGG: bth:BT_1279 putative anti-sigma factor~PFAM: FecR protein~SPTR: Putative anti-sigma factor;~IMG reference gene:2504106767~PFAM: FecR protein) yields the protein MKKPIKNIIEEYTSNDQSEEIRNDFYTWLIDEEHKEEKDQELQHLWKNTPAAPSETTWLSLYRFKEKLFSKKKRKTIYIWQSIAALFILTSGFLLFMMLEGKHSVNTDLIEEFTPIAQVDSIYLPDGTLVYLNSKTTLLYPNEFTGKTRSVYLIGEATFNVKKNPAQPFIVKTSNLNITALGTEFNVEAYPEEPTITATLLSGSIAVDNLIDQTQVILTPEEQITFNRKSAVSKKDRIDKEIITAWQRGEISIQNKSIAEIIRVLERRFPVKFQYPHSVIHKEDKFNFRFRRDASLEEVMSVIQVVSGVSFTIDNEVCYLN from the coding sequence GTGAAAAAACCTATAAAAAATATTATTGAAGAATACACTTCAAACGACCAAAGTGAAGAAATAAGAAATGATTTCTATACTTGGTTGATAGACGAGGAACACAAAGAAGAGAAAGATCAGGAACTCCAACATTTATGGAAGAATACTCCTGCTGCACCTTCTGAAACTACTTGGCTATCCTTATATCGATTTAAAGAAAAACTATTTAGTAAGAAGAAAAGAAAAACTATTTATATATGGCAATCTATAGCAGCTCTATTCATTCTTACATCTGGATTTTTATTATTTATGATGCTAGAAGGAAAACACTCCGTTAACACTGATTTGATAGAAGAATTCACACCAATAGCTCAAGTAGATTCTATCTATCTACCAGATGGTACATTGGTATACTTAAATTCCAAAACCACCCTCTTATACCCTAATGAGTTTACTGGTAAAACTCGTAGTGTATATCTTATTGGTGAAGCAACATTTAATGTGAAAAAGAATCCTGCTCAACCTTTTATCGTTAAAACTTCCAACTTAAACATTACAGCTCTTGGTACAGAATTCAATGTTGAAGCATATCCGGAAGAACCTACAATAACCGCAACATTACTTTCTGGCAGTATAGCTGTAGATAATTTAATAGATCAAACACAAGTAATTCTAACTCCTGAGGAACAAATAACTTTCAACAGAAAATCTGCTGTATCAAAAAAAGATCGCATCGATAAAGAAATTATTACTGCTTGGCAAAGGGGAGAAATTTCCATCCAAAATAAAAGTATAGCTGAAATTATTAGAGTATTGGAAAGAAGATTCCCTGTCAAGTTTCAATATCCGCATAGTGTAATACACAAAGAAGATAAATTTAACTTCAGATTCCGTAGAGACGCATCACTAGAAGAAGTAATGAGTGTTATTCAAGTTGTATCTGGCGTTAGCTTTACAATAGATAATGAAGTCTGTTACCTTAATTAA
- a CDS encoding RNA polymerase, sigma-24 subunit, ECF subfamily (COGs: COG1595 DNA-directed RNA polymerase specialized sigma subunit sigma24 homolog~InterPro IPR007627:IPR013249:IPR014284:IPR014327~KEGG: bfs:BF3410 putative RNA polymerase sigma factor~PFAM: RNA polymerase sigma factor 70, region 4 type 2; RNA polymerase sigma-70 region 2~SPTR: Putative RNA polymerase sigma factor;~TIGRFAM: RNA polymerase sigma-70, Bacteroidetes type; RNA polymerase sigma-70~IMG reference gene:2504106768~PFAM: Sigma-70, region 4; Sigma-70 region 2~TIGRFAM: RNA polymerase sigma factor, sigma-70 family; RNA polymerase sigma-70 factor, Bacteroides expansion family 1): MIYTNPKNVKIFEKYFLQNYPRVKGFAIKILKNEEDAEDVAQDIFIKIWNQPEIWSSDQYSSSYIYTMTKNHIFNLLKRRQLEQKYQEHAMYVKDTPDFTPNFEKDLYSKELKLMYKMKIDQMPEQRRRIFKLSRFSGKSNQEIAELLNLSIRTVERHIYLALNDLKQIPFILIFLLF, encoded by the coding sequence ATGATTTACACTAATCCCAAAAATGTAAAAATCTTCGAAAAGTATTTTTTGCAAAACTATCCTAGGGTAAAGGGTTTTGCAATTAAAATTCTGAAAAACGAAGAAGATGCAGAGGATGTGGCTCAAGACATATTTATAAAAATATGGAATCAGCCAGAAATTTGGTCATCAGATCAATATAGTTCCAGCTATATTTATACAATGACTAAAAACCACATCTTCAATTTGCTTAAGCGAAGACAACTTGAGCAGAAGTATCAAGAACATGCTATGTATGTGAAAGACACGCCTGACTTTACCCCCAACTTCGAAAAAGATTTGTACAGCAAAGAGCTAAAATTAATGTACAAAATGAAAATTGATCAAATGCCAGAACAGCGAAGACGCATCTTTAAGCTAAGTAGATTTAGTGGAAAATCGAATCAAGAGATAGCTGAATTACTGAATTTATCAATACGTACAGTGGAAAGACATATTTATCTTGCTTTAAATGATCTAAAGCAAATTCCATTTATTTTAATTTTTCTACTCTTTTGA
- a CDS encoding Glyoxalase/bleomycin resistance protein/dioxygenase (InterPro IPR004360~KEGG: bfs:BF1382 putative lactoylglutathione lyase~PFAM: Glyoxalase/bleomycin resistance protein/dioxygenase~SPTR: Lactoylglutathione lyase;~IMG reference gene:2504106769~PFAM: Glyoxalase/Bleomycin resistance protein/Dioxygenase superfamily) codes for MNVQARFDHFNINVTDLNRSIEFYGKALGLKEHHRKQSKDGSFELVYLTDNKTGFLLELTWLRDHKEAYELGENESHLCFRVPGDYDEVRKYHKQLDCVCFENQEMGLYFIIDPDGYWIEILPEKW; via the coding sequence ATGAATGTACAAGCTAGATTTGATCATTTCAATATCAATGTAACAGATTTAAACAGAAGTATAGAGTTTTATGGTAAAGCTCTAGGATTAAAAGAACATCATCGTAAACAATCAAAGGATGGTTCTTTCGAACTTGTATACTTAACGGACAATAAGACTGGTTTTTTATTAGAGCTTACTTGGCTTAGAGACCATAAGGAAGCCTACGAGTTAGGAGAAAATGAAAGCCATTTATGCTTTAGAGTTCCTGGAGATTATGATGAGGTTCGCAAATACCATAAACAATTAGATTGTGTATGCTTTGAAAACCAAGAAATGGGACTCTACTTTATTATTGATCCAGACGGATATTGGATTGAGATACTACCAGAAAAGTGGTAA
- a CDS encoding hypothetical protein (KEGG: bth:BT_1579 hypothetical protein~SPTR: Putative uncharacterized protein;~IMG reference gene:2504106770), translating to MKPLNYLLTFILLLGVAVPSFAQREQEKYLAGAVPEIDGKVIFTENVHIPNTKKEQIFNQAEKWMEKRFNTQMSRVVYKDMDEGTLVALGNDTIVFKSAFLSLDQTAVTYQFIAQVKDGECNLKVDKISYTYGQNERFTAEEMISDKQALNKSQTKLVRGLSKWRVKTIDYFDELFEDVTNALYEIAPRENIGLAPHPAVSQREMKPTTVEINKPSTNIGSAEKVIPAATFAGTTATINSTDINLPKNVYEQIGNSNLVITITKDGEYYNIPIDAIEFGYAFGKPIASVFVPFGSELYDALENSNTFSISLYSKDNASKDKANLKVVCKKILSQSITPESIVDQSLRKELGAKALQKFYIGEIIDVWSK from the coding sequence ATGAAACCTTTGAATTATTTACTCACATTTATTTTACTCCTAGGAGTTGCAGTTCCTAGTTTCGCTCAAAGAGAACAAGAGAAATACTTAGCAGGAGCAGTTCCTGAAATTGACGGGAAAGTTATTTTCACAGAAAACGTACATATTCCAAACACAAAGAAAGAACAGATTTTTAATCAAGCAGAAAAGTGGATGGAAAAACGTTTTAACACGCAAATGAGCCGTGTTGTTTATAAAGACATGGATGAAGGGACTCTGGTTGCACTAGGTAATGACACAATCGTCTTTAAATCGGCTTTTCTATCATTAGATCAAACAGCAGTCACCTACCAGTTTATTGCTCAAGTGAAAGATGGAGAATGCAATCTCAAAGTAGATAAAATATCATATACCTATGGTCAAAACGAACGCTTTACAGCCGAGGAAATGATATCTGATAAACAAGCCTTAAATAAATCGCAAACTAAGTTAGTAAGAGGTCTATCAAAGTGGAGAGTTAAAACTATCGATTACTTTGACGAACTTTTTGAAGATGTGACAAATGCTCTTTACGAAATTGCTCCAAGAGAAAATATAGGATTAGCACCTCATCCAGCTGTTAGTCAAAGAGAGATGAAACCTACAACTGTAGAAATAAACAAGCCATCAACAAATATTGGTTCAGCAGAAAAAGTTATTCCTGCGGCAACATTTGCAGGTACTACAGCTACAATTAATTCCACAGATATAAATTTACCTAAAAATGTTTATGAGCAAATAGGAAATAGTAACCTAGTCATCACCATTACCAAAGATGGGGAATATTACAATATACCTATTGATGCAATAGAATTTGGATACGCATTTGGCAAACCTATAGCAAGTGTATTTGTTCCTTTTGGATCGGAACTATATGATGCTCTTGAAAACAGCAATACATTTAGTATCAGCCTATATAGCAAAGATAATGCAAGTAAAGACAAGGCTAACCTTAAAGTAGTATGCAAAAAAATTCTATCTCAATCTATCACTCCTGAATCTATTGTAGATCAAAGTTTAAGAAAAGAACTTGGAGCTAAGGCCCTCCAAAAATTCTATATAGGTGAGATTATAGATGTATGGAGTAAGTAA
- a CDS encoding hypothetical protein (COGs: COG2220 Zn-dependent hydrolase of the beta-lactamase fold~KEGG: bfs:BF1384 hypothetical protein~SPTR: Putative metal dependent hydrolase;~IMG reference gene:2504106771) produces the protein MKLHYIFHSGFAIETDDTVVIIDYFQDSSDQKINTGIVNDKLLQSGKKIYVLSTHAHPDHFNPFILEWRNKNPKIQYVFSKDILDHRLCKKTDAEFIDKGDSYEDDTLSIEAFGSTDQGISMLIHINKSLIFHAGDLNNWHWKGDASEEESLEAEQFYLAELTEIYRKYKVMDLVIFPVDPRMQKDYYLGAEQFIEKISTKYFTPMHFDYEYKEASAFKAIAKKNGAKFLEIKEKGQTFELDL, from the coding sequence ATGAAACTTCATTATATATTTCACAGCGGATTTGCTATTGAAACAGATGACACGGTTGTGATTATAGACTATTTTCAAGATTCTAGTGATCAAAAAATAAACACAGGTATTGTAAATGACAAACTCTTACAGTCTGGTAAAAAAATATATGTACTGAGTACTCATGCACACCCCGATCACTTTAATCCCTTTATCTTAGAATGGAGAAACAAGAACCCCAAAATACAATACGTTTTTTCTAAGGATATCTTAGATCATAGATTATGCAAGAAAACAGATGCTGAATTTATAGATAAAGGAGATTCTTATGAAGATGACACATTAAGTATTGAAGCTTTTGGCTCTACCGATCAAGGTATATCTATGCTTATCCACATCAATAAATCATTAATATTCCATGCTGGAGATCTTAATAACTGGCATTGGAAAGGTGATGCATCTGAAGAGGAAAGCCTAGAAGCAGAACAATTTTACTTAGCAGAGCTAACAGAGATTTACAGAAAGTATAAAGTCATGGATTTAGTTATTTTCCCTGTAGACCCTAGAATGCAAAAAGATTATTATTTAGGAGCAGAGCAATTTATAGAAAAAATAAGTACAAAGTATTTTACTCCTATGCATTTTGACTATGAGTATAAAGAAGCATCTGCATTCAAGGCTATAGCCAAAAAAAACGGAGCTAAATTTCTTGAAATAAAAGAAAAGGGACAAACTTTTGAATTGGACTTATAA
- a CDS encoding Pyridoxine/pyridoxamine 5'-phosphate oxidase (COGs: COG0259 Pyridoxamine-phosphate oxidase~HAMAP: Pyridoxamine 5'-phosphate oxidase~InterPro IPR000659:IPR011576:IPR019576~KEGG: pdi:BDI_2095 pyridoxamine 5'-phosphate oxidase~PFAM: Pyridoxamine 5'-phosphate oxidase-like, FMN-binding domain; Pyridoxine 5'-phosphate oxidase, dimerisation, C-terminal~PRIAM: Pyridoxal 5'-phosphate synthase~SPTR: Pyridoxine/pyridoxamine 5'-phosphate oxidase;~TIGRFAM: Pyridoxamine 5'-phosphate oxidase~IMG reference gene:2504106772~PFAM: Pyridoxamine 5'-phosphate oxidase; Pyridoxine 5'-phosphate oxidase C-terminal dimerisation region~TIGRFAM: pyridoxamine-phosphate oxidase) codes for MDLNLRSVRQEYTKKGLSGKNIPDNPFLLFEQWLQEAMEQDVNEPTAMLVGTVSPEGHPATRTVLLKELRNEKFVFYTNYNSRKGRHLQNNPAISLSFVWHELERQVHIEGFAEKIAPEISDEYFHSRPYKSQIGARISPQSQPIPSRFKLMKEFVMESSKWIGRQIERPSNWGGYAVRPTRVEFWQGRPNRLHDRFLYEEQANGNWGVNRLAP; via the coding sequence ATGGATTTAAATTTAAGATCTGTAAGGCAAGAGTATACAAAAAAAGGATTGTCTGGGAAAAACATCCCGGATAATCCTTTTTTATTATTTGAGCAGTGGCTACAAGAAGCTATGGAACAAGATGTAAATGAACCTACAGCAATGCTTGTTGGCACAGTTTCTCCAGAAGGGCACCCTGCTACTCGCACAGTCTTACTTAAAGAATTAAGAAACGAGAAATTCGTATTCTATACCAATTACAATAGTAGAAAAGGGCGACATCTCCAAAACAATCCAGCTATTTCCTTAAGCTTTGTATGGCATGAACTAGAACGTCAAGTGCATATAGAAGGCTTTGCCGAAAAAATAGCTCCTGAAATATCCGATGAGTACTTCCATTCTCGTCCTTATAAAAGTCAAATAGGTGCAAGAATCTCACCGCAAAGTCAACCTATTCCTAGCCGATTTAAACTAATGAAAGAGTTTGTTATGGAATCTTCAAAGTGGATCGGAAGACAAATTGAGCGACCAAGTAATTGGGGTGGTTATGCCGTAAGACCAACTCGAGTAGAGTTTTGGCAAGGTAGGCCCAACCGACTTCATGATCGCTTTTTGTACGAAGAACAAGCCAATGGTAACTGGGGAGTAAATAGACTTGCTCCATAA